Proteins found in one Bacteroidota bacterium genomic segment:
- a CDS encoding deoxynucleoside kinase, translating into MIPPVKHPKDLHFIAVEGVIGVGKTSLAHILANRINARLVLESFEDNPFLEKFYEDPNRYAFQTQVQFLISRVQQQQKITELDLFHEYVVSDYIFEKDRIFAMTTLKSEELDLYDRIASVMESFVASPDLVIYLQSSVDRLMLNIKKRARGNEHRITRPYLESLSEAYTHFFFRYQRCPVLIINTTEIDFVNDQTHFEELIEQILHRTHSGLEYYLPSGKQP; encoded by the coding sequence ATGATACCACCGGTTAAACATCCGAAAGACCTGCATTTTATTGCCGTTGAAGGAGTTATTGGTGTGGGCAAGACCAGTCTGGCCCATATACTGGCCAACCGGATCAATGCACGGCTGGTTCTTGAATCCTTTGAAGACAACCCGTTTCTCGAAAAATTCTATGAAGATCCCAACCGGTATGCCTTCCAGACACAGGTTCAGTTTCTGATATCGAGAGTTCAGCAACAACAGAAGATCACCGAACTGGATCTTTTTCATGAATATGTCGTCAGTGATTATATTTTCGAAAAAGACCGGATTTTTGCAATGACCACCCTGAAATCGGAGGAACTGGATCTGTATGACCGCATTGCTTCGGTCATGGAGAGTTTTGTGGCCAGCCCCGATCTGGTAATCTATCTGCAATCTTCGGTGGACCGGCTGATGCTGAACATAAAGAAACGGGCAAGAGGCAACGAGCACCGGATTACCCGACCATATCTGGAAAGCCTCTCTGAAGCGTACACACACTTTTTTTTCAGGTATCAGCGATGCCCGGTATTGATTATCAATACCACTGAAATTGATTTTGTGAATGACCAGACACACTTTGAAGAATTGATTGAACAGATTTTACACCGGACCCACAGCGGTCTGGAATATTATTTACCCAGCGGAAAGCAACCATGA
- the folB gene encoding dihydroneopterin aldolase, with amino-acid sequence MTTTIKLINCDFYAHHGVMQEEHRIGGRYQVDVEMTLDAEEAAMTDDITATVDYESVYSTLRHLILSQKKYLIEALAHQMAVELLGRFLKIHSVLIRVRKMNPPVGGVCDYAEIEYRKSRS; translated from the coding sequence ATGACGACCACCATTAAGCTGATTAATTGTGATTTTTACGCACACCACGGGGTGATGCAGGAAGAACACCGGATTGGCGGCCGCTACCAGGTCGATGTGGAGATGACTCTGGATGCCGAGGAAGCAGCGATGACAGATGACATCACTGCTACGGTCGATTATGAATCGGTTTATTCAACCCTTCGGCACCTGATACTGTCGCAGAAAAAGTACCTGATTGAAGCACTCGCCCATCAGATGGCAGTGGAATTACTCGGTCGGTTTCTGAAAATCCATTCGGTTCTGATCAGGGTAAGGAAAATGAATCCACCGGTGGGAGGGGTCTGTGACTACGCCGAGATTGAATACCGGAAAAGCCGCTCATGA
- the folK gene encoding 2-amino-4-hydroxy-6-hydroxymethyldihydropteridine diphosphokinase, with product MIRYYLGLGSNLGDRERFLNEAASKVAANPSTISYRLSPLYESAPFDGSGQPDYLNAVLELLSDLDPWELLDFCRRLEAEAGRQRTPGLQWEPRTLDIDILFAGTEVVDTADLTIPHPGVSQRPFVLVPLADLNASLVHPVTGERIGLLAQSMKSQLMPYQPIYT from the coding sequence ATGATCCGGTACTACCTCGGACTTGGTTCTAACCTGGGAGACCGGGAACGATTTCTGAACGAGGCCGCCTCCAAGGTAGCCGCAAACCCTTCCACGATCAGTTACCGGCTGAGTCCCCTGTATGAATCGGCCCCATTCGATGGATCAGGTCAGCCCGATTACCTGAATGCGGTTCTGGAACTGCTGAGTGACCTTGACCCGTGGGAACTGCTCGATTTCTGCCGGCGTCTGGAGGCAGAAGCCGGCAGGCAACGAACCCCCGGTCTGCAATGGGAGCCGCGGACGCTTGACATCGATATTCTTTTTGCCGGCACCGAGGTGGTTGATACCGCCGACCTGACCATTCCGCATCCCGGAGTGTCTCAGAGACCGTTTGTGCTGGTCCCGCTGGCCGATCTGAATGCTTCACTGGTCCATCCCGTAACAGGAGAACGGATCGGTCTTCTTGCCCAATCCATGAAATCCCAACTGATGCCCTATCAACCGATATACACATGA
- a CDS encoding sigma-54-dependent Fis family transcriptional regulator: MPNRQHRLFLTLLVAGSILVPVLARWTGYHVPALIWLFPLLPLIPFLFHRLYVALRGAHQDKAPSSDPVPAGPDPSVHRELTDLKYKLRFYEDMSSNQPPAPTEGPDGLWYDPKGSFADLIGRAAVVASSDISVMILGESGTGKERLARFIHDRSARAKKPFIAVNCASFNENLIESELFGYEKGAFTGAIQTKPGRFELADGGTLFLDEIGETPPAFQVRLLRVLQEGLFERVGGVSPIRVSVRIITATHQHLPTLISQKTFREDLYFRLNGLQLTIPPLRERKSDIGLIFNNRLALTSPETRFSPALVDYLQQQPWPGNIRQLLAATDRAILNARIMNRTFLLPDDFELGLTGQTPSTDQMADSVLAALRDDRFRHRSFTAAATSLNLHRVTITDYFRGWVIRYTCQNPDFRTVSALLAGVTEPESMEKLQERVREYQEGIFSRIDEGLAAGETVEQLIKGRFKNLPSFFLPDLQTLIDRRIKP, encoded by the coding sequence ATGCCCAACCGGCAGCACAGGTTGTTTCTGACCCTTCTGGTTGCAGGCAGTATCCTGGTCCCTGTTCTTGCCAGATGGACCGGGTATCATGTACCGGCCCTGATCTGGTTATTTCCACTGCTTCCCCTGATTCCGTTTCTGTTTCACCGGCTCTATGTGGCACTGCGGGGTGCTCATCAGGATAAGGCCCCCTCATCTGATCCGGTTCCTGCCGGGCCCGATCCATCGGTTCACAGAGAACTCACCGATCTGAAGTACAAATTGCGCTTCTACGAAGACATGTCTTCCAATCAGCCACCAGCTCCCACAGAAGGTCCTGATGGGTTGTGGTACGATCCCAAAGGGTCCTTTGCCGACCTCATTGGCCGGGCGGCTGTGGTGGCTTCCTCGGATATTTCGGTCATGATTCTGGGGGAAAGCGGAACCGGGAAAGAACGATTGGCCCGGTTTATTCACGATCGGTCGGCCCGTGCAAAAAAACCATTCATTGCCGTCAACTGCGCCTCTTTCAATGAAAATCTGATTGAGTCTGAACTGTTCGGATATGAAAAAGGGGCCTTTACCGGAGCCATTCAGACCAAACCGGGACGGTTTGAACTCGCCGATGGAGGAACGCTGTTTCTCGATGAAATTGGTGAAACACCTCCCGCCTTTCAGGTCCGTTTGCTCAGGGTATTACAGGAAGGCCTTTTTGAACGGGTAGGTGGTGTCAGTCCCATACGGGTATCGGTACGGATCATAACGGCCACCCATCAGCATCTGCCTACCCTGATCAGTCAGAAGACCTTCAGGGAGGATCTGTACTTCCGGCTGAACGGCTTACAACTGACCATCCCTCCCCTTCGCGAACGGAAATCGGATATCGGTCTGATTTTCAACAACCGGCTGGCTTTAACATCACCCGAAACCCGTTTTTCCCCTGCTCTGGTGGACTATTTGCAACAACAACCCTGGCCGGGAAATATTCGGCAATTGCTGGCTGCAACGGACCGTGCCATTCTGAATGCCAGAATCATGAACCGGACCTTTCTACTGCCCGATGATTTCGAACTTGGACTCACCGGACAGACTCCCTCCACGGACCAGATGGCCGACTCGGTTCTTGCCGCCCTGCGTGACGACCGGTTCCGGCACAGGAGCTTTACTGCCGCCGCCACCTCTCTGAATCTTCACCGGGTGACCATCACCGATTATTTCAGGGGTTGGGTGATCAGGTATACCTGTCAGAATCCGGATTTCAGGACGGTTTCTGCGTTGCTGGCTGGTGTGACCGAACCCGAAAGCATGGAAAAACTGCAAGAGAGGGTCCGGGAATATCAGGAAGGAATTTTCTCGAGAATTGATGAAGGTCTGGCTGCCGGAGAGACTGTAGAGCAACTGATAAAAGGCCGGTTCAAGAATCTGCCATCCTTTTTCCTTCCCGATCTGCAAACACTGATAGACAGGAGAATCAAACCATGA